In one window of Qipengyuania profundimaris DNA:
- the atpA gene encoding F0F1 ATP synthase subunit alpha has protein sequence MDIRAAEISKVIKDQIANFGTEAEVSEVGSVLSVGDGIARIHGLDNVQAGEMIEFANGVQGMALNLEADNVGAVIFGADTDIAEGDSVKRTGTIVDVPVGKGLLGRVVDALGNPIDGKGPIESTERRRVEVKAPGIIPRESVSEPVQSGLKAIDALVPVGRGQRELIIGDRQTGKSAVAIDTFINQKEANAGDDESKKLYCVYVAVGQKRSTVAQIVKSLEENGAMEYSIVVAATASEPAPLQYLAPYTGCAMGEFFRDNGMHAVICYDDLSKQAVAYRQMSLLLRRPPGREAYPGDVFYLHSRLLERAAKMNKSEGGGSLTALPIIETQAGDVSAYIPTNVISITDGQIFLETDLFYQGVRPAINVGLSVSRVGGAAQTKAMKKVSGSMKLDLAQYREMAAFAQFGSDLDAATQKLLNRGARLTELLKQPQFSPMPFEEQTVSIFAGTNGYLDDVAVDRVTDYEAQMLSYMRSEHADVLETIRTTGKFEDDTRDKVVSALKTFAKQFA, from the coding sequence ACGGCCTCGACAACGTGCAGGCCGGCGAAATGATCGAATTCGCCAACGGCGTTCAGGGCATGGCGCTGAACCTCGAAGCCGACAATGTCGGTGCGGTGATCTTCGGTGCCGACACGGACATCGCCGAGGGCGACAGTGTGAAGCGCACCGGCACCATCGTGGATGTCCCCGTCGGCAAGGGCCTGCTCGGCCGCGTGGTCGACGCTCTCGGCAACCCGATCGACGGCAAGGGCCCGATCGAATCGACCGAGCGCCGCCGCGTCGAAGTAAAGGCGCCGGGTATCATCCCGCGTGAATCGGTTTCCGAACCCGTGCAGTCGGGCCTCAAGGCCATCGACGCGCTCGTTCCGGTCGGCCGCGGCCAGCGCGAACTGATCATCGGCGACCGCCAGACCGGCAAGTCCGCCGTCGCGATCGACACCTTCATCAACCAGAAGGAAGCCAACGCGGGCGACGACGAGAGCAAGAAGCTCTACTGCGTCTATGTCGCCGTCGGCCAGAAGCGCTCGACCGTGGCCCAGATCGTCAAGAGCCTCGAAGAAAACGGCGCGATGGAATATTCCATCGTCGTCGCCGCGACCGCCTCGGAGCCCGCTCCGCTGCAGTATCTCGCGCCCTACACCGGCTGCGCGATGGGCGAGTTCTTCCGCGACAACGGCATGCACGCCGTCATCTGCTACGACGACCTCTCCAAGCAGGCCGTCGCCTATCGCCAGATGTCGCTGCTGCTGCGTCGTCCTCCGGGCCGCGAAGCCTATCCGGGCGACGTATTCTATCTTCACAGCCGCCTGCTCGAGCGTGCGGCAAAGATGAACAAGTCGGAAGGCGGCGGTTCGCTGACCGCGCTGCCGATCATCGAAACGCAGGCGGGCGACGTGTCGGCCTACATCCCGACCAACGTGATTTCGATCACCGACGGCCAGATCTTCCTCGAAACCGACCTCTTCTACCAGGGCGTGCGCCCGGCGATTAACGTCGGTCTCTCGGTTTCGCGTGTGGGCGGTGCCGCCCAGACCAAGGCGATGAAGAAGGTTTCCGGCTCGATGAAGCTCGACCTTGCGCAGTATCGCGAAATGGCCGCCTTCGCGCAGTTCGGCTCGGACCTCGACGCCGCGACGCAGAAGCTGCTCAACCGCGGTGCGCGCCTGACAGAGCTGCTCAAGCAGCCGCAGTTCTCGCCGATGCCGTTCGAAGAGCAGACCGTATCGATCTTCGCCGGCACCAACGGCTACCTCGACGATGTCGCGGTGGACCGCGTGACGGACTACGAAGCGCAGATGCTGAGCTACATGCGCAGCGAACACGCCGACGTGCTGGAAACCATCCGCACCACCGGCAAGTTCGAAGACGATACCAGGGACAAGGTCGTCAGCGCGCTCAAGACCTTCGCCAAGCAGTTCGCCTAA
- a CDS encoding F0F1 ATP synthase subunit gamma — protein MASLKELKGRINSVKSTQKITKAKQMVAAAKLRRAQAAAEAARPYAERLSGVMASLAGKVSGDSAPKLLKGTGSDKRHLLVVVNTDKGLCGGLNANIVKAAKAKARELIAEGKDVSFYLVGKKGRAPIKRDYANRIEKHFDTSEVRTPGFEEAEAIADDLIERFEKGEFDVAHLVYPIFKSALAQDPTVDQLIPVPSPEGDAGTGGDAVVEYEPGEEEILEELLPRYVKTQLFGSLLEREASEQGASMTAMDNATRNAGDLIQKLTIQYNRSRQAAITTELIEIIAGAEAL, from the coding sequence ATGGCCTCGCTGAAAGAACTCAAGGGCCGGATCAACTCGGTCAAATCGACCCAGAAGATCACCAAGGCCAAGCAGATGGTCGCGGCGGCCAAGCTGCGCCGTGCGCAGGCGGCTGCCGAAGCCGCGCGCCCCTATGCCGAGCGGCTGTCGGGCGTAATGGCCAGCCTCGCCGGCAAGGTGAGCGGTGACAGCGCGCCCAAGCTGCTCAAGGGCACCGGTTCGGACAAGCGCCACCTGCTGGTGGTCGTCAACACCGACAAGGGCCTGTGCGGCGGCCTCAATGCGAATATCGTCAAGGCCGCCAAGGCCAAGGCGCGCGAGTTGATCGCAGAGGGCAAGGACGTGTCCTTCTACCTCGTGGGCAAGAAGGGCCGCGCACCGATCAAGCGCGACTATGCCAACCGGATCGAAAAGCATTTCGACACCTCTGAAGTCCGTACGCCCGGCTTCGAAGAGGCCGAAGCGATTGCCGACGATCTGATCGAGCGGTTCGAAAAGGGCGAATTCGACGTCGCACATCTCGTCTACCCGATCTTCAAGTCGGCCCTCGCGCAGGACCCGACCGTCGACCAGCTGATTCCCGTTCCCTCGCCCGAAGGCGATGCGGGCACTGGCGGCGACGCCGTGGTTGAATACGAACCGGGCGAGGAGGAAATCCTCGAAGAACTACTGCCGCGTTATGTCAAGACGCAACTGTTCGGTTCGCTGCTGGAGCGCGAGGCCTCCGAACAGGGTGCCTCGATGACCGCGATGGACAACGCAACGCGCAATGCGGGCGACCTGATCCAGAAGCTCACCATCCAGTACAACCGCAGCCGCCAGGCCGCGATCACTACCGAACTGATCGAAATCATCGCCGGCGCCGAAGCGCTGTAA